One genomic segment of Arachis duranensis cultivar V14167 chromosome 4, aradu.V14167.gnm2.J7QH, whole genome shotgun sequence includes these proteins:
- the LOC107486959 gene encoding ACT domain-containing protein ACR9, which produces MGIPWDDVVVIQHGKDKNDPTVVTVNCPDKAGLGCDLCRITLEFGLRIKKADISTDGRWCYIVFWVVPNPSSLTVDWGSLKTRLLSACPSCLLTYHLNQQLTTSPSPPPIYLLKVWLIDQKGLLHDINEILCNLELLIQRVKVMPTPDGRALDMFFINDGMELLHTKKRQDYVCEFLKDALGDRCISTELQLAGPEYGQLQGISSLPPAFAEELFSSELLDKGSLHPLSQDMAPLKKPTVMVDNSLSPAHTLLQIECVDQKGLCYDIMRISKDSDIKVAHGRFSSTAKGFRSIDLLVQQKDGKKIIDPESQKTLCSCLKEEMLHPLRVIIVNRGPDTELLVANPVELSGKGRPRVFYDVTLTLKALGVMIFSAEIVRHSTQERQWEVYRFLLDESRDFPLTSSKARSQIVDKVRRTLMGW; this is translated from the exons ATGGGAATACCTTGGGATGACGTCGTTGTAATCCAGCATGGAAAAGACAAAAATGACCCCACCGTCGTCACCGTCAATTGCCCCGACAAGGCTGGCCTCGGTTGTGATCTCTGTAGAATCACCCTTGAGTTTGGTCTCCGTATCAAAAAAGCTG ATATTTCAACGGATGGAAGGTGGTGCTACATAGTGTTTTGGGTTGTTCCAAATCCATCATCACTCACAGTAGATTGGGGAAGCTTGAAGACAAGGCTCCTTTCGGCTTGCCCTTCGTGCTTGTTGACCTATCACTTGAATCAACAGCTTACTACTAGTCCTTCGCCGCCGCCCATTTACTTGTTGAAGGTTTGGTTAATTGATCAGAAAGGATTACTACATG ATATCAATGAAATCCTATGCAACCTTGAACTTCTTATTCAGAGAGTCAAAGTGATGCCAACCCCAGATGGCAGGGCTTTGGACATGTTCTTTATCAATGATGGAAT GGAGTTGCTTCACACAAAAAAGAGACAAGATTACGTATGCGAGTTTCTGAAGGATGCTCTAGGAGACAGATGTATCTCCACTGAACTTCAGTTGGCCGGGCCTGAATACGGACAGCTTCAAGGGATCTCTTCTCTTCCTCCAGCATTTGCCGAAGAATTATTTAGTTCGGAGCTATTAGACAAGGGCTCTTTGCATCCTCTCAGCCAAGATATGGCACCATTGAAGAAGCCGACTGTTATGGTGGATAATTCACTGAGCCCGGCTCATACCTTGCTTCAGATAGAGTGTGTTGATCAGAAGGGATTGTGTTATGACATTATGAGGATTTCTAAGGACTCTGATATTAAG GTTGCTCATGGTCGATTCTCTTCAACCGCAAAAGGCTTCCGAAGCATTGACTTACTGGTCCagcaaaaagatggcaaaaAGATCATAGATCCTGAAAGTCAGAAAACTCTATGTTCTTGCTTAAAAGAAGAGATGCTTCATCCATTGCGGGTAATCATAGTGAACCGTGGACCAGACACAGAACTACTGGTTGCAAATCCAGTAGAGCTGTCTGGAAAGGGAAGGCCGCGAGTATTCTATGATGTTACGCTCACTTTAAAAGCGTTGGGAGTAATGATTTTCTCG GCTGAAATTGTGAGACATTCGACACAAGAACGCCAGTGGGAAGTCTACCGGTTTTTGTTAGACGAAAGCCGTGATTTTCCATTGACGAGCAGCAAAGCAAGAAGCCAGATTGTGGACAAAGTGAGAAGAACATTGATGGGATGGTAA
- the LOC107486828 gene encoding uncharacterized protein LOC107486828: MASAESFLVLVHYRGSIKRKTRSGVKFTDKDPLCIIVTPTTTYDALVSSVLEKLGLEGVKRVKKFFYRIPTAVLHDTVKFDCSTIGSDEDLQVMFLCRRQFSEVRTPELLAKLVDVVSSSGGSNRNANTIAAVAGSSSRPAVASSSAPVNEPPMQPVASPSFAVDLSGNVGDEVRYGEHIPTEVHCPTPAGVSDGLFDDPDDDDVEPDMIADESGDDVGTTVPRRATGGSSSGTQQYPPHFSSLDLDAMRQDENALQPSGFGARDTEGSAGMNEFQVGQQFQDKDEALLSVKTYSIRRGVQYKVVESDYRRVDAAVNIKVLQNATAAHFGFRPTYRRV; the protein is encoded by the exons ATGGCTAGTGCGGAGAGTTTCCTAGTGCTGGTACATTACAGAGGGTCGATTAAGAGAAAAACTCGGTCCGGCGTGAAGTTCACTGATAAAGATCCCCTATGTATTATCGTGACGCCAACAACCACCTACGATGCTCTTGTTAGCTCTGTGCTGGAGAAGCTTGGTCTCGAAGGAGTTAAAAGGGTAAAGAAATTTTTCTACCGCATTCCAACAGCGGTGCTCCATGACACCGTGAAGTTCGATTGTTCCACAATCGGTAGTGACGAGGACTTGCAGGTTATGTTTCTTTGTCGTAGGCAGTTTTCCGAGGTAAGGACACCAGAGTTGTTGGCAAAGTTGGTTGATGTGGTTTCCAGCTCGGGTGGTTCGAACCGGAATGCCAATACTATAGCCGCGGTTGCCGGCTCGAGCTCGAGACCTGCTGTTGCTTCATCCTCTGCTCCTGTGAATGAGCCACCGATGCAGCCTGTTGCGTCCCCTTCGTTTGCCGTTGACTTGAGCGGCAATGTTGGAGACGAGGTTCGGTATGGGGAACATATTCCCACCGAGGTACATTGTCCCACACCGGCTGGTGTTAGTGATGGTTTGTTTGATGATCCAGATGACGATGACGTGGAGCCGGATATGATCGCTGATGAAAGCGGCGATGATGTTGGAACTACTGTTCCGAGAAGGGCTACAGGTGGATCTAGTTCCGGCACACAGCAGTATCCACCCCATTTTTCGTCGTTGGACCTGGATGCCATGCGGCAGGACGAAAATGCTCTACAGCCCTCAGGATTTGGCGCTAGAGATACCGAGGGGTCTGCCGGTATGAACGAATTCCAAGTTGGCCAACAATTTCAAGATAAAGATGAGGCGCTGTTGAGTGTGAAGACGTACAGTATCCGTCGAGGGGTCCAGTACAAGGTCGTAGAGTCTGACTACCGCAG GGTTGATGCAGCTGTGAACATCAAGGTGCTTCAAAATGCCACGGCCGCACACTTTGGGTTCAGGCCAACGTACAGGAGGGTATGA